The genomic interval GCACTCGTCCCCCGAGGTCAAACGCCCGTCGCCCCACATCGGGTCAGGAGAGGAACCATGGCTGACACGGCAGCACGGACGGTGGTCCGCACGCGGACACGCGACTCGTACGCCGCGTCCGGCCGCCGCCACCCGCTGGTGGCGACCGTCATGGTCCTTCCCCTGGCGGCCCTGCTCGTCGTCGTCTTCGGCGGCTGGGAAGCAGTGGTCACACAGGCGTCGTCCGTGGGCGTGATGCTGGGGCGCTGAGCGGCGCCCCGGGTCCGGAAGAGCGGTCCGGACCGGGACATCCGGCCAACAGCCCCGTGGGGACGGGGGTGCGGCGGACGGCAGCGTTTGTCCGGTCAGCTGGGGAGCTGACCGGACATCGCGCTGCCCGGACCCCGGCGCCTCCCCTCCGCGTACGCTCTGCCGGGGCGTGACCGCCACAGCCCGTCCGCGACACCGGGAGAGACCGTGACCACCGCACTCGTGCGCGCGCTGGGGGACCTCGCCCACCGGGCGGTCCACCCGGCCGGCTGCGGCACGCGCGTCTGTCCGCCGGCCGTCGTGCTCGCCGAGCGCGACGACGGGACCGTCGTCCGCAGCGGGTCCGTCGTCGCCAAGGCGCACGCCGCCGGTACGGACACCGCCGACCTCGCCGCCCGGCTGCGCCTGGCCGCCGGTCCGGGGCGGGCGGACACCCTGCTCGCGCCCCTGCACGGGGCGCACCTCACCGAACTGCACGGCCGCCCCGTCACCCTCTGGCCCCACGGCGAGCCCGTCGACCCCGGCGACCCGGACGCGGCGCCCTGGGAGGAGGCCGGGGCGCTCCTGGCCCGGCTGCACCGGACCGGGACCCAGGGGCCGCTCCCCGCCATGCGCGGGCCCGCGAAAGCCGCGCTCGCCGTCGACCGGATGCGCGCCGCCCGCCCCGGCGACCCGGCCGTCGCGCCGGTGCTCGCGGCCTGGCGCGGGCTGCCGGGCTGGGCGCGGGGCGAGGCACCGCCTCCGGCCGGCCGGGGCGCGTACCTCTGCCACGGCGACCTCCACCTGGGCCAGCTCGTGCGCCACCCCGCCCCGCACGGCCCCTGGCTGCTCATCGACGTGGACGACGCCGGCCTCGGCGACCCCGCCTGGGACCTCGCCCGCCCCGCCGCCTGGTACGCCGCCGGGCTGCTCCCGCCGGACGTCTGGCTCCGCTTCCTGGACGCCTACCGGGCCGGCGGGGGCCCCGCCGTACCTCCCGACGGCGACCCCTGGCCCGCCCTCGACGTCGCGGCCCGCGCGCTGACCGTACAGACCGCCGCGCTCGCCTGGGCCAAGTCGGCGGCGGAGGGCCGGGCTCCGGATGAGGTGGAACAGGTGATGATCGACGCCTGCGCCCGAATCGCCTCGCTCCCGCCCGAGTTGGCGGCCGAACACACGTCGTAGGGTGAACCGACCGTCGGCGGGCATGCATTCCGGCGACGGCGAACCAACGGCGAGGAGTGAGCCCGAACATGCAGTGTCCCAAGTGCCACGCGCAGATGCACACGTACAACCGCAACGGCATCCAGATCGAGCAGTGCAGCGGCTGCCGGGGGATATTCCTGGACTACGGCGAGCTGGAGACGCTGACCCGCATCGAGTCCCAGTGGGCCCAGCAGGCCCCGCCGCCGGCCGCTCCGCCGCAGGCGTACCCCGCCGCCCCCGCGCCCGCCTGGGGCGCCCCGCACCACGGTGGCCACCACGGTCACTACCGGCAGAAGAGCTTCGGCCGCATGCTCTTCTCCTCCTGACCGAGCACGACGAAGCCCCGGTCGCCGAGACGACCGGGGCTTCGTGACAGTGCGCGATACTGGGATTGAACCAGTGACCTCTTCCGTGTCAGGGAAGCGCTCTCCCG from Streptomyces drozdowiczii carries:
- a CDS encoding phosphotransferase enzyme family protein → MTTALVRALGDLAHRAVHPAGCGTRVCPPAVVLAERDDGTVVRSGSVVAKAHAAGTDTADLAARLRLAAGPGRADTLLAPLHGAHLTELHGRPVTLWPHGEPVDPGDPDAAPWEEAGALLARLHRTGTQGPLPAMRGPAKAALAVDRMRAARPGDPAVAPVLAAWRGLPGWARGEAPPPAGRGAYLCHGDLHLGQLVRHPAPHGPWLLIDVDDAGLGDPAWDLARPAAWYAAGLLPPDVWLRFLDAYRAGGGPAVPPDGDPWPALDVAARALTVQTAALAWAKSAAEGRAPDEVEQVMIDACARIASLPPELAAEHTS
- a CDS encoding zf-TFIIB domain-containing protein — translated: MQCPKCHAQMHTYNRNGIQIEQCSGCRGIFLDYGELETLTRIESQWAQQAPPPAAPPQAYPAAPAPAWGAPHHGGHHGHYRQKSFGRMLFSS